One genomic region from Knoellia sp. p5-6-4 encodes:
- a CDS encoding ABC transporter permease: protein MSAAELGAGAPAVSTERVRRRWSTRFLRSELRLIAGRRRNQMGLLVLAAVPIIMAIAVKVSQPEPGRGPDFLSSITSNGLFVPLAALGVEIGMFLPLAIAMLSGDAVAGEANLGTLRYLLTVPVNRTRLLAVKYLSLCIGALWGVTAVAVPGAVIGIALFGTGDLTTLSGSQISFGSAVWRLVLVMLYLAAGLAGLAAVGLFISTLTEQPIAASIALLIFTILSWILDAVPQLGWLHPWLIVHEWLAFGDLLRDPIAWENVLRGLFVDGLYAVVFWLAAWARFSSKDITS from the coding sequence ATGTCAGCGGCTGAGCTGGGGGCTGGCGCCCCTGCGGTCTCGACGGAGAGGGTGCGGCGGCGCTGGTCGACGCGGTTCCTGCGCTCGGAGCTGCGGCTCATCGCGGGTCGGCGGCGCAACCAGATGGGACTGCTCGTGCTGGCGGCGGTGCCGATCATCATGGCCATCGCCGTGAAGGTCTCTCAGCCCGAGCCGGGCCGCGGCCCGGACTTCCTGTCGTCGATCACCTCCAACGGGCTCTTCGTGCCGCTGGCCGCCCTCGGCGTGGAGATCGGCATGTTCCTGCCGCTGGCCATCGCCATGCTGTCCGGCGATGCCGTGGCCGGTGAGGCCAACCTCGGCACGCTGCGCTACCTGCTCACCGTGCCGGTGAACCGCACCCGGCTCCTGGCCGTGAAGTACCTGTCGCTCTGCATCGGCGCGCTGTGGGGGGTGACCGCGGTGGCGGTGCCCGGTGCCGTCATCGGCATCGCGCTGTTCGGCACCGGCGACCTCACCACGCTGTCCGGGTCGCAGATCTCCTTCGGGTCCGCGGTCTGGCGGCTCGTGCTCGTCATGCTCTACCTCGCCGCCGGCCTGGCCGGGCTGGCGGCCGTGGGGCTGTTCATCTCGACCCTGACCGAGCAGCCCATCGCTGCCTCGATCGCCCTGCTGATCTTCACGATCCTCTCGTGGATCCTCGACGCCGTGCCGCAGCTCGGGTGGCTTCACCCGTGGCTGATCGTGCACGAGTGGCTCGCGTTCGGTGACCTGCTGCGCGACCCGATCGCCTGGGAGAACGTGCTGCGCGGCCTGTTCGTCGATGGCCTGTATGCAGTGGTGTTCTGGCTGGCGGCCTGGGCCCGGTTCTCCTCCAAGGACATCACCAGCTGA